One window of the Primulina eburnea isolate SZY01 chromosome 18, ASM2296580v1, whole genome shotgun sequence genome contains the following:
- the LOC140820309 gene encoding uncharacterized protein yields the protein MAPGGRGRKGKEIAQESEAQNVRGLADIIRGRRGRPRGQVAQNFEEKVNQEPPRPERPGARQVAIEQEVEQLTQKVGGMQLIISQFQELRPSKFFGNESGEKAASWLKSITHLFNLLEYSQDIRLKLAIYQLKDRAQLWWEATEEAMKDSCELITWDAFRAHFTQEYAPPSYYAAKEEEFNQLVQGNKSVVEYASQFSALLPYVPHVAKNDQAKLSRFLHGLQRTVHTLVMTGSPNTYIQAVEKAKKIEASLLRGDPQPGPSSVSQGSRSSMSMPMNLPPYQPVQAYQQPKQQRYKAKGKQFKKKSQSSSSSSGSARGGGSVGSSSTVHCDRCGGRHFSSQCVGVQGSCYVCGQVGHFARVCPNAQRQQFQPQHSGQVP from the coding sequence ATGGCACCTGGAGGAAGAGGtagaaaaggaaaagaaatagCACAAGAATCTGAGGCGCAAAATGTTCGAGGACTTGCAGATATCATTAGAGGTAGACGTGGTCGACCTCGAGGACAAGTCGCtcaaaattttgaagaaaaagttAACCAAGAACCTCCTCGACCTGAAAGACCTGGAGCTAGACAGGTAGCGATTGAGCAAGAAGTGGAACAACTGACACAGAAAGTTGGAGGAATGCAGTTAATAATTTCTCAGTTCCAAGAACTACGTCCTTCAAAATTCTTTGGCAACGAGAGCGGAGAAAAAGCAGCaagctggctgaaaagtataaCTCATCTGTTTAATTTGTTGGAGTATTCCCAAGATATCAGATTGAAGCTTGCCATCTACCAACTGAAAGACCGAGCACAACTCTGGTGGGAAGCCACAGAGGAAGCAATGAAGGACTCTTGTGAACTTATTACTTGGGATGCTTTTCGTGCTCACTTTACCCAAGAATATGCACCACCATCATATTATGCTGCTAAAGAAGAAGAGTTCAATCAGTTGGTACAGGGCAACAAATCAGTGGTGGAATATGCTTCACAGTTTTCTGCTCTTTTGCCCTACGTTCCACATGTTGCTAAGAATGATCAGGCTAAACTATCACGTTTTCTGCACGGGTTGCAGCGGACTGTTCATACTTTGGTAATGACTGGATCGCCTAATACGTATATTCAAGCAGTGGAAAAGGCGAAGAAAATTGAAGCAAGTTTGCTCAGAGGAGACCCACAGCCAGGTCCATCATCTGTTTCTCAGGGATCTAGGAGTAGTATGTCAATGCCAATGAATTTACCTCCATATCAGCCTGTACAGGCATACCAACAACCCAAACAACAGAGGTACAAGGCaaaaggaaagcaattcaagaagaaGTCTCAATCCAGCTCCTCCAGTTCAGGCAGTGCACGAGGGGGAGGTTCTGTTGGGTCGTCTAGCACTGTGCATTGTGACCGATGTGGTGGTCGACATTTTAGTTCCCAATGTGTAGGAGTACAGGGATCTTGTTACGTTTGTGGTCAAGTTGGACATTTCGCTAGAGTATGTCCTAATGCACAAAGACAGCAATTTCAGCCACAACACTCTGGACAAGTTCCCTGA